TGTGATTATCTCAACTTTAAACATGTAACTTACTTCTAGAAGTGGTGTATTGCTGCGGATATAAGCATTTATAATAAGACtagaaacaaatacatgtaaacacttTGTACACTTTGTAATTTGACATTTCACagatttaaaatacacaaatgtcaTCTTTGGCAACACCTTCACAGAAttcctgtgtctgttttttgagCTAAAACCATGATAAAAGGTGTCACTCATCTTAGACATCAGTTGTTATCAGTTGTTAGTTGGTAGCTTCTTCTAATTTCACActcaaactattttaaaaaatatcttatACCGTCATAAACCTTCTGCATTCTCAATCATGTTGTGATTTAGGGATGTGactcatgattattttcataattcataaatctgttgattatttgctcgattaatcaagtgcctgtttggtccattaaatattgaaaaatgatgatgttcgcAAATGTCTCATTCTGTCCACAAACTGATTTCTTTagttatataaaacaaaataaataattttacataaaattaaaatgtgaaaaattagAACATTTGAAGcagaaatatataaaatgtactgtGCATGCACAGGAGTTGCAgcacacatacattttaatcATGAGTGTGAAGTCACAATGGAAACGTCTCTTCAGGTGTGCAGCGTGAGAACATGTAAGGATTACACCACGTCTCCTGGAATGGATTTGCCTTCCAAAAACATGTACGACGAGTTCAAGGATGAAATCTGGAAAGGTACGGTGACGTTCAAATGAGCTtaacatgtaaaaagaaatgtgtgtttcatctgcTCTTCAGTTTATCACCAGGTACACAAAAGTTGTGGCTACTGTATGTATTTTCCCACGACTTGTTTACACTCGGTATGTAGTGATATTTCCTGTTGGGATCATTGCTTAAAAAAATACTATGATATAGTTTTTTTAAGtatctgaaatgtaaataataataataataatactgataataataataataataataataatacttactCTGAGAGGTGTAATACTGCCCTCCACAGGAAGGagcttttgctttttatttcccAAATCTCTTCAACACAGCTCTGTTCAtcctttcttctcctcagtGTCATCCTCTCATCTTCTCTCCTCAAAGTTCTTTATCGTAGTTTAGATTTCCTGtccttttttgttattattttctggCAGGCTATACACTGAAATGTGGTTTccacaggtaaaaaaataacatttctgtcACTTCACACAGCCAAACGCTTGCAAGAAATACCCAAACTGTTTTCCTGTCTCTTCagcctcctcttcttttctcatCTTTTCATTTCCCCCAGAGCCTTCTGTTCATAACTAATGTCCCATTAAAGGAGTGAATTGTCCCATCCTTAGTTCACACGGTTGCACAGTCACCAAGAAAAccacaaaaccacaaaacatAATAATGTTGAACTGAGCTGCAAccctttgtatttttgtgtttttttcagagcTGGGACCGCTGGACCCCGACTGGTTTAATGTACTGACAGTTCAAGCGTCCACCGTTGAGGACAATGTCTCTGATGAGCTCTGTGCGAACCAAGAGGCACATTTTAAAGCACCTTTGGATAAAACTGCACCGGACAGTCAGCTGTTTTCAACGCCCAAAGCTTTCAGACACAGTCGAGTCGGGTCGCCTGAAACTGAGGCAGAGCAGTCGTTCACTGCTGAAGGTATCGATTCTAGGATTCCTAATCTATTAAtcgctttctttctttatttttttaatgattatgaCTTTGGTTataatggagcaaagaaaccagaaaattagggctgaaactaacaattattttcataatcaatgtattttattgatAAATCAATTGTTATTTTCTGCAAAAATATCAGAATCATGTTGATCAATGTTTCCTAACTCTCAAAAAATGtccaatgtcttgtttcgtccacaaaacaaaattactcagtcttattgatttatttgttatacaaagcaaagaaaccattattttttttgtatttttaaatatttaaaaatacaaacttgattaatcgattgtcaaaaATAGTTGGCGTTTAATATTGAAATAGCTTACTAATCTGTTAATCGTTGCTGCCTTATTGATTCATTGATATTCAacttaataaatgtttaataaccTCTAGTATACGTGCTAGATAGAACTACAGACGTCtgcaaattatatttttaaacgCATTATtgtaaaaagttattttctaATGTTCTGTTGTTCACTGTAGAAAAAGAAATTCTGCCATGGAAGGAAACACAGAGTCCACATTTGTTTCGAATGGCAAAAGAAAGGTAAagaaatatttctttttatattttttatatacatatttaatatttatttcatgaGTGATTTGTCATTATCTGAATTAATATATAACTTGAATAGAAAAGGCTCCCTGATAATCTTTCGTAGAATTGTGAAGTTGATTCTAAATTTAATTACCTGtcattattttatgaaaaaataaacaccattCTACTTTCTTATTTTAAGGGTTGCAGAAGCAAAATATGGAGGAATCTGTCCACAGAGTCAGGATGGTTATGGTGAGCTGCAATATCCTGTTTGTATTAGGGATGTACGATATCTGCTCTGCcatgaatatgaaaaataatatgTTCATTTCACTACAAAAGAGACCAAATGCGTATACTGCATGTCTGTTATCGGCCAAAGCGCTCTGGTTTGTACTGTAACTGTCTTGACCTTCACCTGTTCCtcgtttaaagtttaaaaatctaATATCGTGCAGCCGTTGTTTGTAAACTGCGTTtttcaaatctgtttttgtcGATGTCGTCCGTACAGATTTGCTTCATCGTATGCCTAAATCCCCAGTAAGTGTCTTTAATCAGATAGAGAtactgcaatttatttatttttttacattaatggttcactctctttgtgttgttttcatgaatCCCAGGTCAATTATGCCAAGAAGATAGCTGAAACCCTGGGTGCACAGGTTGATTCTGATATATCGTGGACCAGTTCTCTGAACACTCCACCAGCTGTGCCATCCACACTCATTTTATGTAAGCAAAAAAGACTCAATTTATGTGATTTCGTTCTTTCTTTATAAAtaagtggtactgcagcctcacagcaggagtctgctcttctcgctgttcttcttctctacttccTTTTTCTCATCTTTAAGAATTTTTAAGTAAAGTGTCAGTGTCGtgaaggagcaggtgcagtCACTCACCAGGGAATGATAAACTGTTGATAAAGCTCACAGAgggtttttatatatagttaCAGTGTTTGAGGGGGAGGTATGATCCTGAAAATCCTGAACCGAAGACTGGAGAGAAACCGTTTTCAGCCTTTACTCAGCCACTGCTTTCTTAAATATGTAACATGTGAAGAGAAGAAACTCTCCTGTGCTCTCATGTTACAGCTAAACCTGACGAGAGTCCCTGTCCTGTGAGTGTTTCTGCTGCAGACAAAAATGTTGTCGTAAGTAATCTCAATTTCAAATATACGTCAAACAGACATGCACCCCGCCaacctatatatgtatatatatatttatatatgtgtgtgtatgtatatatatatctgtgtattcatatatgtatatatatatatactgtatatatatacacatatataatgaaaatctgaatatatatataatggaatatataaagaaagtctgaatatctttctttttatatatgtatatatatgtatatgtatatatacatgtatatatgttcaGACATTCATTCTGTATATTCTTAAATTAATTTTCTGAATggcattttctttattatagATGTTGATAGTGATTAATCATGTTTTTATCAATTTTGTTACTTTTTCTGTCCATATGAATACTGTGTAAAGCAACTTTTACCAGTACATCTTGATTTTACTTAAATGCAAAATCCAAAACTTTGTGAACTTAACTTTGCGCATGATTCCAGTGCAACGTAAATCACACAAAGTCAACGTATGAAGAAGTTTGTAAATAAATTCCGGGTCACACAAGTCAGACAAATTAAAGCTCAAAATCCAGTTTGCCCATTTTTCTTATTTgaatttctctgtttatttatgattttgGAATCTAATTTTGATGTAAAAAGAATTTATGATCCAGGAAGCATTGATATATTTCTCTGTCTTGACTGTTTTTAGTTTGTACGGAAGCTTTTTCCTTCTCTATCGAATTCGTCCAGAGTTGTGGCAGCGTCATCAAAAAACAGCGACATTTCTGTTCAGCGAGGTActgagtttttttccccttgctAAAAATGGTAATATAGTGAACGGAGCATCAtctatgaatatgaatgaaattGAGATATTATGTCTGTGATCGGCAGGCGGCCTCATTTCCCCTGAGAGTCCAAGAGTTTGGAGACAGAAGCTACCGGATGCGATCGAGGACAGCGATGTTCGCAGAACTGTGGCAAATGTTCTCGATGGCGCTGAAAATGTCCTCTCCATATTTTTCAGCAACAGCGGTTCAGCTCTGAGAAAAGTGAAAACTGACCGAGTCCAGAGGAAACAAATCGTCCTGACAAAAGAGCAAGGCTGCATCTTTACCGGCGACTCAAATTCAAACAGTGACGTCGTCACTGAACAGAGGACAGATGATCAGGACCTTGAGAAACTTTCCTCACCTCCGCCGTTGCCAAGTAGAGATATTAGAACCACCCAGTGGTCTCCTTTGAGTTTATCTGAAATCCCTCCCTGGACAACAGATGCTTCATGCTGTGAAGTGGAAAACAACGTTTTGACAGAGCGATTGCAAAGAGACTCTAGCCTGTTAGCAGGGACAACTTTGAAAAGCCCTCACAGTGGCTTtataaagaagaagagaaagtttATTTACACTGTTGATGCTTCAAAAACACAGGATGAAGGAAGAGAAATTCCATCACAGATCATCGACACCTCAGCACTGGTTCCAGATTCTGGTAAGTTcatacataaaatacaatatttctcTCCACATTGACTGAGTGTAACTTTGTTTGACATCACACTTGTCTTTCAGGGAACGATGAGAGTGTCAAGCTGTTGGTGAATGATGGAGATGAGAACGAGACGCAAAAACTACCTCTTTCTGTCAAATCAAAACTCCAGGATCTTGACATGTCGCAGCTCTGCAGAGATTTTGCACAGGACTTTAGTCAAATGTTGGATGCCGATAAAGTGAGTCTGGCATCGGAGGATAATCCTCAAAATGGCTTCTCTGCGTCCGCATGTCTAACAGCCATGAGGCAAGCTAAGGAGAAAGCAAGGCGAGCAAACCTTCACCACGACTGTGATGCTGTCAGTCACGGAAAACTGGGTCCAGCCACTGATGAAAGTTACTCCGTCAATGAAGGCACAATAAGTGACAGCGGATTCCAATCTGCAGTTGCAGACGTCAGTCACCTGACGACGACACTTCCCAGCACAGAGAACTGCGTGCAAACGCAACAGTTTACAAACAGAAGAAATGGGAAACCTTTAGATGATATTGAACGAGAAGCTGAAACAGATGTCAAGCTGCCCAGTGCAACCGAGGAAAACCAGACACTGGAGAACGGGGAACCAGGAGGACCCAGTTGTGCAGAAGAAACAGATTATACCTTGTGTCAAGTTGGTGACGGCTTCAAAACCGCTTCCAACAAGTCAATACGAATTTCCTCATTACACCTGGAGAGAGCTAAGCGTCTCTTTGAAGAGAATGAAGCTGAAAAGACTCTCCGAGATCAGCCGGCCACAGGAGGTGAAATAATTGGCATTGGTAATGGACCCGCGAAAAATACAATCTCCAATTCAAACCAGGCTCCGTCTTCATCGATCGAGAACACGGCGGATATCAGTTGCCAGTTAACTGCGTCACAAAAAGCTGATGTCACAGAACTGTGCACTCTCTTGGAAGAAGCCGACAGCCAGTTTGAATTTACACAATTCAAAATGACGAAGCCACAGCAGCAGGATAATACCACGTCTCTCAACAAAGTGGACAAAGAACTTGACCCTGATTTTCTCCTAGGTATTGATTTTGATGAGAGCTTTAGTGTCGATGCTGAAAAACACACGACAAAGACTGCGATGACTGAGAAAACGGCCTCATTCATGGACGCTGAAACGAGCGGTGAAGTGTTAAAAGTCACAAGTAAATCCTTCGGGAGAAATAAAAATGCCGCCGTTGCATCTTCCTCTTCAGAGCACATCTCTGAAGGTGGTAGCGGTGTTTCGTCAGCTAAACCTCAAAATCTCAACAAATCCCACATTCAGGAGAACAACAATCCTTTGATGCCTGCTACGGGATTTAGAACTGCGACGGGGAATATTTTGAGGGTTTCAAGAAAATGCATGAGCAAAGCCAGAGCTTTGTTTGCAGATTTAGACGGGGATCTAACGGATCACAAGTCAACAGACGAACATCGCGGCAAAGTTGACGCTAAAACCGAGGAGAGTTGGGTCACGAGTGTTGCCAAAGGTTTGAGAAACGGGTTCCAGACAGCCAGTGGGAAAGGGGTTTCTATTTCAGCTAAAGCAATGCAAGAGGCAGACGCTCTCTTCAAAGACTGCAACATCAGCCACAATAACACCGCCTTATCAGtaaaacttaaaacaaacatggtACAATCGCCTTCATTTTCCAGTAATGCAAGAAAACATTTGGAACCTAAAAGTATCCAAGAAATCAAAGACGTTGTCGTGGATAATGTGGAGAGTCAGAGCTTTGATTTTAAGGATGCTCCGGCAGTTACAAGTGCCGTTTCATCCCATGTGAACCTGCCTCTGACTACTCAACACCTTTCCTCACCCTCATGCACAACCTCAAAGAGTTGTGGCTCCTCTGCCAATAATCAGTCGAGTAGCGGAGGTGGATTCTGCACAGCCAGTGGGAAGAAAGTCTCTGTGTCGGCTAATGCCCTGAAAAAAGCAGAGTGCCTTTTGAATGAAATTCATGTGCTTGACAGCGTCAAGGAACACCTGACGCAGAAAGGAGATGctttaaaaacaggcaaaccCACAGATCACGCGCTACAAAATGGTGGATTTCAGATGGCGAGTGGCAAAGGAGTTGTCGTTTCATCCGCGGCGCTACAGAAAGCAAAGTCTCTGTTGAGTGAAAGTGAAGCAGTCGATGATAAAGTCATTGTAAAAGCAAATCATTACAAGAAGCCCGTTCATGGTTTGTCATCCAGGAATAATGGATTTCTAGCAGTAGGTGGAAAGCCAATGGCAATTTCGTCTGAGGCCCTACAGAAAGCTAAAGCTCTTTTCAGTGACATTGCAGTCAGTGAGGAGGTGCTAAAAGTTTCAGAGCCaaggaaaagcagcaaaaatcTAAACCTTTCTCTGActacaaagtcattttcttctcCCTCATCCACAGTATCAAAGAATTACATCTCTTCTGCCAATAATCAGTCGAGTAGTGGAGGTGGATTCTGCACAGCCAGTGGGAAGAAAGTTGCCGTGTCAGCTCATGCATTGAAAAAAGCGGAGTGCCTGTTGAGTGAAGTTCATAAGCCTGAGGAGATGAAGGAACATCCGACGCAGAGAGTAGATGCTTTAAAAACAGGCAATGTCACAGATCAAACACTACAAAATGGTGGATTTCAGACAGCGAGTGGCAAAGGAGTTGTCATTTCACCTGCGGCTCTCCAGAAAGCAAAGTCCCTGTTGAGTGAAAGTGAAGCAGTCGACGATAAAGTCAATCATTACAAGAAGCCTGTTCATGGTTTGTCATCCAGGAATAATGGATCTCTTGCAGCTGGTGACGTCACTGTGAGTGTGGAGACTCTAAAAGTTTCAGACACAAGGAGGAGCGGCAAAAATCGGCACCTTACCTCAACTACAAAAGCATTTTCTTCTCCCTCGTGCTCCACGTCAAAGAATTACGGCTCCTCTGACAATAATCAGTCGGGTAGCGGAGGTGGATTCTGCACAGCCAGTGGGAAGAAAGTCTCTGTGACGAATGATGCGCTAAAAAAAGCAGAGTGCCTTTTGAATGATGTTCATAATACCCCCGAGGACAAGAAGAAATGCATACAGAGAGAAGACTGTTTAAAAGCAATAGGCAATAATGCAGATCACACTCGAGCTGCAACACTACAAAATGGTGGATTTCAGACAGCGAGTGGCAAAGGAGTTGTCGTTTCATCCGCGGCGCTCCAGAAAGCAAAGTCACTGTTGAGTGAATGTGAAGCTTTTGAAGATAAAATCTGTGTGAAACCAAATAATAGTGGATTTCTTGCAGCCAGTGGAAAACACGTGACATTTCCTTCATCTGAGGCCCTCAACAAGGCTAAAGCTCTTTTCAGTGACATCACTTTGAGTGAGGAGACTCGAAAAGTTCCAGACACAAAGAAGTGCAGCGAAGAACAAAATGGCGCGAGAGTCTGCGTATCTCGGAAGAATCTCTTAACAGCAGCGGATGTTGTGGAAGAACTGGACGATGATGATTCTATTGCCATGCAAGAAGCAGACGCTTTCTTCAAAGACTGTAACAAGGAATGTGAGGAAAGTGTCGCACGCGGGAAGAAAActtccaaacaaaaacatgacgaGATGTTGTCAAACACCAGTGAGGGGCATGGAAGTGCAAGCTCCGAGTTTGAAAAGGGATTAGTCGTTAAGCGGAAAAATGTCACGCGTCACAACGACGTGGAGTCTCACAAAGGTGCTTTGACGAAAGCGGCAGATTCTACTGATGGAAATTCATATTCTGCCTTCAGTGACTTTGGCAACAGTGGTGGATTCTGCACAGCCAGTGGGAAGAAAGTGTCCGTGTCGGATGAAGCGATGACAAAAGCGAAGTCTCTGTTGAATGATAGTGCTGCCTTCAAGGACACAAACGAAAGAATGCCACCTAAAGAAGATAATTTACCACCTCAGAACCCTGACGAAGGAGTAGCTTTTTCATTTGATGCccagaaaaaagcaaaaagtcaATGTAGTGAAGCTGAGAGTAAAATTAACATCAAATCAACCCGTTCGAGGATACCTGTCTCTTGTTCGACTCCTGTGAACGGTGGATTTCTTGCCGCTAGTGGTAAACCTGTGGCATTTTCATCAGAGTCCCTCCAGAGGGCGAAAGCAGTATTTAATGACATTGATTTCTGCTCAAAGACTCCATCAATTTCCGACACGAAGAGGAGGAGTCATGTTTACGATCAAACTACAAACACCGCTGGGAACCTCACCTGTGGTTTCTTGACTGCAGGGGGCGCTAAAGTCCACGTGTCGCAGACAAATATGCTGAAAGCGAAGACCCTTTTCAAAGACGTCGCAGAAGAGGAGAGTCGTCGTTCAAACTCCGACCCTACCCCGACCCACGAGTCGGATGTAAGGAGAAATAATTTTAATCTCACCACAGTGAGAGATGAGCAGGAGACGAGGCACAGTGTCCCCCGGGTCGTTAAATCATTTCAGCCTCTGCAAGAGACCGACCATGAAAATGAAACTCTACAGGATTCGAGGATGCATAATTGCATTTCTAATCGAGAAAAAGCACTTGCAGATGAGTCAGAGTTGAAAGAAGGGAAAAGAGAGGAGACATTTACTTCACCGTGGGTAGGAAACCCTCATGCAGAGGAGATGGGAAATGTGTCACGCTCTGAAGTAAATCACACAAGCAGCAGCGAGGGACCCAGGTTcaaaaggacagaggagactTCAGTTATAATACTTGACCTCGGTGGTTGCactaaaacacagcaggagTTTCTCGCCCAGGAAGCTCTCGACTGCACCAAAGCGTTGTTAGAGGATGAAAGTCTCGCTGGTAAAATTCTCTTGCCGACTTTAGAGGGTGAGCGACTGCAAGATAACCCAGGCACCAACCCCAGGTCTGTGGAGGggcagagaaggagagggaaaagAGTGGGAGAAGATGCAGATATGACAGGTGAAACATGTGTTCTGACTCAGGACATTAAAGGGATTGTTTAATTTAGTGTGCTAGTGCAGACAGACTGCTGTTTTGTTactgttaaacagccttttctcaCTGAAAACGgcagtttgtgttgctttgtaaatgtcccaatccccccccccacaccaaagtccatagagaaaatcagcggtTTTAGATCACggcacacaagagttgttgatccactatTGTCACACTTAGTTAGTTCaagtttgttattttgtgactttggtgtttgaaatcttttgtgTGGATTCaccttagtgacacaaacttactaaatgaggcagcaggagaccagcagcttctgtgtccccatgagctcaATACAgttgttttctctatggacttcggTGCATGAGAAACAAACTTAAGTTTCCCGTTGGAAAAGGCTGATAAACTGccagataaacacacaaactaatgagATATTCTTTAAAGATGTTTCCATGTTACACATAAACTAAAATGCTTGATTATTCATTTGCatacacattacatttattaacCATATTTTTCTGTCACTCTCCAGTTCAGCCTCCACTGAAAAGACAATTACTGGAAGAGTTTGATCGGACTGTTGACGAACCAACGCTACAGCCACAGAAAACTTGTCCAAATAGTATGTATTTTGACTCTCAAACAAGTctattatgtttatattttgtcatttatacacaaatacaccttctatctgtgtttttatttttttcattaaggTGTAATAAAAGATAGGAGGGTTTTCAAGTACAGTGTTTCTCATCATCCAaacatcacagggccacatgggtAAGTTAACCCGAGATTTGTGTACATGTGGCTCCCAGAGTTAATCAGCTTttctgtaattgttttattgttgtctctctctctcagaagtGAGAAACACTATGTGGAAAGGCGACAATCAATAGCAGGACGCGGCACATCGGCGCATTCGAAGATACCCACATTTGTTCCTCCCTTCCTGAAGAACGCAAAGACGGAGACTCGCAGGAATACCGTCCTCAACGTCGGCGCGAAAACACCCTCTGCGTTTGTTCCTCCGTTCAAAAAGCAAAGGACTGTTGTCCAAGAGAGCTCCTCGAGACCGCACGATGAGAAGGACATACACCTGCGTCTCTTTGGTCCGCCATCCAACAGCAACGGTTTAGCTCCGCCTGCTAAAAAACCACAAAGCGGTGCAGATGTAAGTGGCGATAAAGGCGAAGAGGACGTGAAAACAATGACCTTTCCTGACACTACAGATAATCCTACGATGAATAGTCCTGCTGACTGTGTATCGGATGAATCTGCCGCAGAGGAAGTGTTTTCCAGAAGCCAAGGTGCAGTAACCTTCACGTAGAAAATCAGGAAGATGCACTGTAAGGGCCGGGTCAT
This Solea senegalensis isolate Sse05_10M linkage group LG8, IFAPA_SoseM_1, whole genome shotgun sequence DNA region includes the following protein-coding sequences:
- the brca2 gene encoding breast cancer type 2 susceptibility protein isoform X2; translated protein: MVCSVRTCKDYTTSPGMDLPSKNMYDEFKDEIWKELGPLDPDWFNVLTVQASTVEDNVSDELCANQEAHFKAPLDKTAPDSQLFSTPKAFRHSRVGSPETEAEQSFTAEEKEILPWKETQSPHLFRMAKERVAEAKYGGICPQSQDGYDLLHRMPKSPVNYAKKIAETLGAQVDSDISWTSSLNTPPAVPSTLILSKPDESPCPVSVSAADKNVVFVRKLFPSLSNSSRVVAASSKNSDISVQRGGLISPESPRVWRQKLPDAIEDSDVRRTVANVLDGAENVLSIFFSNSGSALRKVKTDRVQRKQIVLTKEQGCIFTGDSNSNSDVVTEQRTDDQDLEKLSSPPPLPSRDIRTTQWSPLSLSEIPPWTTDASCCEVENNVLTERLQRDSSLLAGTTLKSPHSGFIKKKRKFIYTVDASKTQDEGREIPSQIIDTSALVPDSGNDESVKLLVNDGDENETQKLPLSVKSKLQDLDMSQLCRDFAQDFSQMLDADKVSLASEDNPQNGFSASACLTAMRQAKEKARRANLHHDCDAVSHGKLGPATDESYSVNEGTISDSGFQSAVADVSHLTTTLPSTENCVQTQQFTNRRNGKPLDDIEREAETDVKLPSATEENQTLENGEPGGPSCAEETDYTLCQVGDGFKTASNKSIRISSLHLERAKRLFEENEAEKTLRDQPATGGEIIGIGNGPAKNTISNSNQAPSSSIENTADISCQLTASQKADVTELCTLLEEADSQFEFTQFKMTKPQQQDNTTSLNKVDKELDPDFLLGIDFDESFSVDAEKHTTKTAMTEKTASFMDAETSGEVLKVTSKSFGRNKNAAVASSSSEHISEGGSGVSSAKPQNLNKSHIQENNNPLMPATGFRTATGNILRVSRKCMSKARALFADLDGDLTDHKSTDEHRGKVDAKTEESWVTSVAKGLRNGFQTASGKGVSISAKAMQEADALFKDCNISHNNTALSVKLKTNMVQSPSFSSNARKHLEPKSIQEIKDVVVDNVESQSFDFKDAPAVTSAVSSHVNLPLTTQHLSSPSCTTSKSCGSSANNQSSSGGGFCTASGKKVSVSANALKKAECLLNEIHVLDSVKEHLTQKGDALKTGKPTDHALQNGGFQMASGKGVVVSSAALQKAKSLLSESEAVDDKVIVKANHYKKPVHGLSSRNNGFLAVGGKPMAISSEALQKAKALFSDIAVSEEVLKVSEPRKSSKNLNLSLTTKSFSSPSSTVSKNYISSANNQSSSGGGFCTASGKKVAVSAHALKKAECLLSEVHKPEEMKEHPTQRVDALKTGNVTDQTLQNGGFQTASGKGVVISPAALQKAKSLLSESEAVDDKVNHYKKPVHGLSSRNNGSLAAGDVTVSVETLKVSDTRRSGKNRHLTSTTKAFSSPSCSTSKNYGSSDNNQSGSGGGFCTASGKKVSVTNDALKKAECLLNDVHNTPEDKKKCIQREDCLKAIGNNADHTRAATLQNGGFQTASGKGVVVSSAALQKAKSLLSECEAFEDKICVKPNNSGFLAASGKHVTFPSSEALNKAKALFSDITLSEETRKVPDTKKCSEEQNGARVCVSRKNLLTAADVVEELDDDDSIAMQEADAFFKDCNKECEESVARGKKTSKQKHDEMLSNTSEGHGSASSEFEKGLVVKRKNVTRHNDVESHKGALTKAADSTDGNSYSAFSDFGNSGGFCTASGKKVSVSDEAMTKAKSLLNDSAAFKDTNERMPPKEDNLPPQNPDEGVAFSFDAQKKAKSQCSEAESKINIKSTRSRIPVSCSTPVNGGFLAASGKPVAFSSESLQRAKAVFNDIDFCSKTPSISDTKRRSHVYDQTTNTAGNLTCGFLTAGGAKVHVSQTNMLKAKTLFKDVAEEESRRSNSDPTPTHESDVRRNNFNLTTVRDEQETRHSVPRVVKSFQPLQETDHENETLQDSRMHNCISNREKALADESELKEGKREETFTSPWVGNPHAEEMGNVSRSEVNHTSSSEGPRFKRTEETSVIILDLGGCTKTQQEFLAQEALDCTKALLEDESLAGKILLPTLEGERLQDNPGTNPRSVEGQRRRGKRVGEDADMTVQPPLKRQLLEEFDRTVDEPTLQPQKTCPNSVIKDRRVFKYSVSHHPNITGPHGSEKHYVERRQSIAGRGTSAHSKIPTFVPPFLKNAKTETRRNTVLNVGAKTPSAFVPPFKKQRTVVQESSSRPHDEKDIHLRLFGPPSNSNGLAPPAKKPQSGADVSGDKGEEDVKTMTFPDTTDNPTMNSPADCVSDESAAEEVFSRSQDMFLNLESVEMARDMQDMRIRKKKRQTIRPLPGSLFLAKTSGVSRVPLKAAVNGKPPVRCSPKQLYECGVHQHVCEISSENAEMFRFSLKQFLNMEVFTEHGGVQLADGGWLVPSNDGTAGKQEFYRALCDTPGVDPKLMSEEWVFNHYRWIVWKQASMERSFPETMGGLRLTPEQVLLQLKYRYDVEIDHSRRPALRKIMERDDTAAKTLLLCVCGVVSSGRSPNEQSHSDAKAPQGSDAKVENSSAVVWLTDGWYSVKAQLDEPLTAMLHKGRLAVGGKLIVYGAQLVGSQDACSPLEAPESLMLKICANSTRPARWDTKLGFHKDPRPFLLPLSSLFSNGGPVGCVDITVLRSYPVQWMERKPDGGVVFRSVRAEEKEARRYSKHKQKAMEILFAKIQSEFEKEQIGNDKPQRRRRTMSRQDIVSLQDGEELHEAVGDDPAYFEAHLSERQLATLQTYRRSLMEKQQAELQDRYRRAVDAESSDGGCPNRDVTPVWRLCVADSMDQRARAYQLNLWRPPSDLQSMLKEGCRYRVYNVTTSDGKRRSGVETVHLTGTKKTQFQDLQASREWLSTHFQPRVSTNFVELQDIEYQPLCGEVDLAGYIISIIDEQGSTPAFYLADGSLNFVKVRSFSSFAHSGLEDVVRLRVLLALSNLQLRGQSTHPSPVVYAGDLTVFSTNPKEAHLQESLCQLRNLVQAQENFFQAAEEKLSLLIKSDDVVSAVSSPALLHPRTPVVTTDGRQDARTSPIRSLGSVTPMSTNPPAASSSTENKKDPKSLKRRRALDYLSRIPSPPSLSCLSSAASPCVKKTFNPPRRSATPGTLTTPARKPAPPLPLAEDEWVNDEELAMIDTQNLQVGNSL